Proteins encoded by one window of Deltaproteobacteria bacterium:
- a CDS encoding beta-N-acetylglucosaminidase domain-containing protein, translated as MTSPVGQDTNSIATFERRGIVEGFFGPPWSMVHRAAMFAFGAARGMNTYLYAPKDDPYHRERWRLPYPEPEWRELCRLIDAAQGHGIDFVYGFHPGKDLCFAAAEPVRVLLDKAARLYDRGVRTFAVLFDDIPSHLTDPGDVKKYDNSLAKAESLWLEAVLEAQPADWDAEWWFCPSYYTPDPLLARMFGEFEPEFPETVGRYLPEPVACFWTGTKVVPENVTLADMEEIGERMGHRLLLWDNYPVNDLTMADEMHIGPLTGRDPRLPERVRAHLTNPLLQEELSFVPMATCFDYARDPGAYDPEASWETAVTERFGADNLEHWRALRLFCERDAKAAGAATFSESERNALETANGYLLARRGEGWCREFEPWRERMERALR; from the coding sequence GTGACATCTCCAGTCGGACAGGACACTAACTCCATAGCGACATTCGAGCGGCGGGGGATCGTTGAAGGCTTCTTCGGTCCCCCGTGGAGCATGGTGCACCGCGCGGCGATGTTCGCGTTCGGCGCCGCGCGCGGCATGAACACCTACCTGTACGCGCCCAAGGACGACCCTTACCACCGGGAGCGCTGGCGGCTCCCCTACCCGGAGCCGGAGTGGCGCGAGCTATGCCGCCTCATCGATGCGGCCCAGGGCCACGGCATCGACTTCGTGTACGGCTTTCACCCGGGCAAGGACCTCTGCTTCGCCGCCGCGGAACCCGTGCGCGTCCTGCTCGACAAGGCGGCGCGGCTCTACGACCGGGGAGTGCGCACCTTCGCGGTGTTGTTCGACGACATCCCGTCGCACCTTACCGACCCCGGAGACGTGAAAAAGTACGACAACAGCCTGGCCAAGGCGGAGTCCTTGTGGCTGGAGGCGGTGTTGGAGGCGCAGCCCGCGGACTGGGACGCGGAGTGGTGGTTCTGTCCCTCGTACTACACCCCTGACCCGCTGCTTGCGCGGATGTTCGGCGAGTTCGAGCCGGAGTTCCCGGAGACCGTCGGGCGCTACCTGCCGGAGCCGGTGGCCTGCTTCTGGACCGGGACCAAGGTGGTGCCGGAGAACGTCACCCTCGCCGATATGGAGGAAATCGGCGAGAGGATGGGGCACCGGCTGCTGCTCTGGGACAACTACCCGGTCAACGACCTCACCATGGCCGACGAGATGCACATCGGGCCTCTCACCGGCCGGGACCCGCGGCTGCCGGAGCGGGTGCGCGCGCATCTGACCAACCCGCTGCTGCAGGAGGAACTGAGTTTCGTCCCCATGGCCACCTGCTTCGACTACGCGCGGGACCCCGGAGCCTACGACCCCGAAGCGAGCTGGGAGACGGCGGTGACGGAGCGGTTCGGTGCGGACAACCTGGAGCACTGGCGGGCGCTCCGGCTGTTTTGCGAAAGGGACGCGAAGGCCGCCGGCGCGGCGACGTTCTCGGAGTCGGAGCGGAACGCGCTGGAAACCGCCAACGGCTATCTGCTGGCCCGCCGCGGCGAAGGGTGGTGCCGGGAGTTCGAGCCGTGGCGGGAGAGAATGGAGCGCGCGCTCCGCTAG